From a single Aestuariibius sp. HNIBRBA575 genomic region:
- the secG gene encoding preprotein translocase subunit SecG: MENVVLVILLIFALALIAVVLLQRSEGGGLGMGGGGGAGGGVMSSRSAATALGKVTWFLGAGFMAASVAMTIIAANNSADGSVVNGLTDGAGVEQTAPVEDGTSLLPPTVDANTPVVPAAD, from the coding sequence TCTTCGCTCTGGCGTTGATTGCTGTCGTGCTGTTGCAGCGGTCAGAAGGGGGCGGTCTTGGAATGGGCGGCGGTGGTGGTGCCGGCGGTGGCGTGATGTCCAGCCGGTCCGCGGCGACCGCTCTGGGCAAAGTCACATGGTTTCTGGGCGCAGGCTTTATGGCGGCGTCGGTTGCGATGACCATCATTGCGGCCAATAATTCAGCAGATGGATCCGTTGTGAATGGCCTGACAGATGGTGCAGGGGTCGAACAAACCGCCCCCGTCGAAGATGGCACATCTTTGTTGCCGCCGACGGTTGATGCCAACACACCGGTTGTTCCAGCCGCTGATTGA
- a CDS encoding CTP synthase: protein MARYVFITGGVVSSLGKGLASAALGALLQARGFSVRLRKLDPYLNVDPGTMSPFEHGEVFVTDDGAETDLDLGHYERFTGVAARNTDSVSSGRVYSSVLEKERRGDYLGKTIQVVPHVTNEIKDFLAVGDDEVDFMLCEIGGTVGDIEGLPFFEAIRQFAHGRPRGECIFMHLTLLPYLAASGELKTKPTQHSVKELQSIGIAPDVLVCRSEHPIPDREREKIALFCNVRKEAVVAAYDLKSIYEAPLAYREQGLDQAVLDAFGISPAPQPSMGKWRDVQDRTLNTDGEVKVAIVGKYIQLEDAYKSIKEALTHGGMANRVRVKVEWVDAEVFDSEDAAPYLEGYDAILVPGGFGERGTEGKIKAAQFARERKVPYLGICLGMQMAVIEAARNVAGLTAAGSEEFDHEAGKKRFEPVVYHLKEWVQGNAKVQRKTDDDKGGTMRLGAYDAVLTEGSKVAEIYGGTAIEERHRHRYEVDIKYRKQLEECGLQFSGMSPDGRLPEIVEWKDHPWFIGVQFHPELKSKPFLPHPLFADFVRAAVDNSRLV from the coding sequence ATGGCGCGTTACGTTTTCATTACTGGTGGTGTTGTATCTTCGCTGGGCAAAGGCCTGGCGTCTGCGGCGCTTGGCGCGTTGTTACAGGCACGCGGGTTTTCTGTTCGATTGCGGAAATTGGATCCCTATCTGAACGTCGATCCCGGCACGATGTCGCCGTTTGAACATGGCGAAGTGTTTGTGACCGATGACGGGGCAGAAACCGATCTGGACCTGGGTCATTACGAACGGTTCACCGGGGTTGCGGCGCGCAACACTGATTCTGTCAGCTCCGGGCGGGTCTATTCCAGTGTGCTGGAAAAGGAACGGCGCGGCGATTATCTGGGCAAAACCATTCAGGTGGTGCCCCATGTCACCAACGAAATCAAAGATTTCCTCGCTGTTGGGGATGACGAAGTTGATTTCATGCTATGCGAAATTGGCGGTACGGTTGGCGATATCGAAGGTCTGCCCTTCTTTGAGGCCATCCGCCAGTTTGCCCATGGGCGACCGCGGGGCGAATGTATCTTTATGCACCTGACATTGCTGCCTTATCTGGCCGCATCCGGTGAATTGAAAACCAAGCCAACCCAGCATTCCGTCAAAGAATTGCAAAGCATCGGGATCGCGCCTGATGTGTTGGTTTGCCGGTCCGAACACCCTATTCCAGATCGCGAGCGCGAAAAAATCGCGCTGTTCTGTAACGTGCGCAAAGAGGCGGTTGTCGCGGCGTATGATCTGAAATCGATCTACGAAGCCCCGCTGGCCTATCGCGAACAAGGTCTGGATCAGGCCGTCTTGGATGCCTTTGGCATTTCCCCTGCCCCGCAACCGTCGATGGGCAAATGGCGCGACGTTCAGGACCGCACATTAAACACAGACGGCGAAGTCAAAGTGGCGATTGTCGGCAAATATATCCAACTGGAAGACGCCTACAAATCCATCAAAGAGGCCCTGACACATGGTGGCATGGCCAACCGGGTCCGCGTCAAAGTGGAATGGGTCGATGCCGAAGTATTCGACAGTGAAGACGCCGCCCCCTACCTAGAAGGCTATGATGCGATTCTGGTGCCCGGCGGATTTGGCGAACGCGGCACAGAAGGCAAAATCAAAGCCGCGCAATTCGCCCGCGAACGCAAAGTGCCTTATTTGGGTATTTGTTTGGGCATGCAAATGGCCGTTATCGAAGCGGCCCGTAACGTGGCCGGTCTGACCGCAGCCGGGTCCGAAGAGTTTGACCACGAAGCAGGCAAAAAACGGTTCGAACCTGTGGTATATCACCTAAAGGAATGGGTGCAGGGCAACGCCAAGGTACAGCGCAAAACCGACGATGACAAAGGCGGCACTATGCGTCTGGGCGCCTATGATGCGGTCCTGACCGAAGGGTCCAAAGTCGCCGAGATTTATGGCGGAACAGCCATCGAAGAACGCCATCGTCACCGCTATGAGGTCGACATCAAGTATCGCAAACAATTGGAAGAATGCGGTTTGCAATTCTCTGGCATGTCCCCGGATGGCCGGCTGCCAGAAATCGTCGAATGGAAGGATCACCCGTGGTTTATCGGCGTTCAATTCCACCCCGAGCTGAAATCTAAACCGTTCCTGCCGCATCCTTTGTTCGCCGATTTCGTGCGGGCCGCCGTTGATAATTCCCGGTTGGTTTAA
- a CDS encoding phosphate/phosphite/phosphonate ABC transporter substrate-binding protein, translating into MIASLPMYDAPATIGANDRLWGLIRDALQATGIAAPSALTRSGDIWDHWINPELVFSQTCGLPYRSKLHDQVALVGAPDYGLPHAEPGYYYSVFVMRRGSETDLPEDWADLKFAFNQDHSQSGWAAPITHLADQNVTLTNTYFSGGHRNSAADVAFGKADIASLDAVTWNMIQAENGIATQLTTVGRTAATPAMPYITAKSNDAARIRQAVGAALDQLAVEDQKILNLWGIADISMDQFLDVPTPAMLQTD; encoded by the coding sequence TTGATCGCCAGCCTGCCCATGTATGATGCGCCTGCCACCATTGGCGCGAATGATCGGCTTTGGGGGTTGATACGGGATGCGCTGCAGGCGACAGGGATCGCCGCGCCGTCTGCCCTGACCCGGTCAGGGGATATTTGGGACCATTGGATCAATCCTGAATTGGTGTTTTCCCAGACTTGCGGCCTGCCCTATCGCAGCAAACTGCATGATCAGGTCGCATTGGTTGGCGCCCCTGATTATGGGCTGCCACATGCAGAACCCGGGTATTATTATAGCGTTTTTGTCATGCGCCGCGGCAGTGAAACAGACCTGCCCGAAGATTGGGCCGATCTGAAATTTGCCTTTAATCAGGATCATTCGCAATCTGGCTGGGCCGCCCCGATCACCCATCTGGCCGATCAGAACGTGACACTGACCAACACTTATTTTTCCGGCGGTCACCGCAATTCAGCTGCTGACGTTGCCTTTGGCAAGGCAGATATTGCCAGTTTGGACGCGGTGACGTGGAACATGATCCAAGCTGAGAACGGGATCGCCACGCAACTCACCACGGTTGGACGCACGGCCGCGACCCCCGCCATGCCCTACATCACCGCCAAATCAAATGATGCCGCCCGCATCCGTCAGGCCGTGGGCGCGGCCCTTGATCAGCTTGCTGTTGAGGATCAAAAAATCCTGAACCTGTGGGGAATCGCTGATATCTCAATGGATCAGTTTTTAGACGTTCCAACCCCTGCAATGCTACAAACCGACTGA
- a CDS encoding TerB family tellurite resistance protein — protein MFERLLSHFKSDPLVTPMAPEDAQHALGALLVRIAKADKAYLFQEIEQIDKILMDRFDLNPLEAARMRASCEKLETALPSTKDMAAIITRDVSEEDREAMVRAMWVISVADGQKHSSEEDVVAMASEAFGVAPERVAALLADVTG, from the coding sequence ATGTTTGAACGCCTGCTGTCCCATTTCAAATCCGACCCCTTGGTGACCCCGATGGCACCCGAGGATGCACAACATGCATTGGGGGCCTTGTTGGTCAGGATCGCAAAAGCCGACAAAGCCTATTTATTTCAAGAGATTGAACAGATTGACAAAATTCTGATGGATCGGTTCGATTTAAACCCGTTAGAGGCCGCGCGGATGCGGGCATCTTGTGAAAAACTAGAAACCGCCCTGCCCTCTACCAAAGACATGGCCGCGATCATAACCCGCGACGTATCAGAAGAAGACCGTGAAGCCATGGTGCGCGCGATGTGGGTCATTTCTGTTGCGGATGGGCAAAAACACAGCAGCGAAGAGGATGTGGTTGCGATGGCCAGCGAAGCCTTTGGTGTGGCACCAGAACGGGTCGCAGCTTTGTTGGCAGATGTGACTGGCTAG
- a CDS encoding TerB family tellurite resistance protein, translating to MISEFFRRLTGQAPEPFQDVDARLALGALLVRLAKSDGEYAVAEIARIDRILSARYDLNQVEAAQLRAQCEAIEHEAPDTVRFTRAIKDAVAYEDREAVIEALWEVVLADGVRDHDEDALIRMVAPMLGVKDQDSAHARRRVEARSA from the coding sequence ATGATATCAGAATTTTTCCGCCGTTTAACCGGGCAGGCCCCGGAACCGTTTCAAGACGTCGATGCACGTCTTGCTCTTGGGGCATTGTTGGTCCGTTTGGCCAAATCGGACGGCGAATATGCCGTCGCAGAAATCGCCCGGATCGACCGAATCCTGTCAGCGCGCTATGACTTGAACCAAGTTGAAGCCGCGCAATTGCGCGCCCAATGCGAAGCGATCGAACACGAAGCGCCAGACACCGTGCGGTTCACCCGCGCGATCAAAGACGCCGTGGCCTACGAGGATCGCGAAGCGGTGATCGAAGCCCTTTGGGAAGTGGTGCTGGCCGATGGTGTGCGTGATCACGACGAAGACGCGTTGATTCGCATGGTGGCACCGATGTTGGGCGTCAAAGACCAAGACAGCGCCCATGCCCGCCGCCGGGTCGAGGCCCGCAGCGCTTGA
- a CDS encoding ABC transporter permease — protein sequence MYSYCTDPETLTGLTWLSCYLTTGKHLAFYSAFGTVLLLLAITAPLSMAFGFVGATSARSQFAPLSWIGKAYIAVVRGVPDIAFFLFFVIALDQGFEWLRHQVKCPDWTDPIRQGSDFLVCAEAKLPLSTSPQWVHETYGFSLAVLTFAIVFGAFVANVLFGAMRAVPRAQVETAEAYGMSHRQSFWRIIVPQMWVYALPGLSNLWMVLIKATPLLFLLGVEDIVYWARELGGTKTPQFTDYPHGDWRMWYFLALLVFYLAFTRVSEIVLDRIMQRLTRGQATAGGEAQRKAAA from the coding sequence ATGTATTCATATTGCACCGATCCTGAAACGCTCACGGGCCTGACTTGGCTGTCGTGCTACCTGACCACAGGCAAGCACCTTGCCTTCTATTCGGCCTTTGGCACCGTGTTGCTGTTGCTGGCCATCACTGCGCCTTTGTCGATGGCCTTTGGCTTTGTTGGTGCAACATCTGCCCGGTCGCAATTCGCGCCACTCTCTTGGATCGGCAAGGCCTATATCGCGGTTGTTCGGGGCGTGCCTGACATCGCATTTTTTCTGTTTTTTGTGATCGCATTGGACCAAGGGTTTGAGTGGCTGCGCCATCAGGTGAAGTGCCCCGACTGGACCGATCCGATCCGCCAAGGCAGCGACTTTTTGGTCTGCGCCGAGGCAAAACTGCCCCTCTCAACCTCGCCACAATGGGTGCATGAAACCTATGGCTTCAGCCTTGCTGTTTTGACATTTGCCATTGTTTTCGGGGCTTTCGTCGCCAATGTTCTGTTTGGTGCCATGCGGGCCGTGCCTCGCGCTCAGGTCGAAACCGCCGAAGCCTATGGCATGTCGCATCGTCAATCTTTTTGGCGGATCATTGTGCCGCAAATGTGGGTTTATGCCCTGCCCGGCCTCAGCAATTTGTGGATGGTTTTGATCAAGGCCACCCCCCTGCTGTTCCTCTTGGGCGTCGAAGATATCGTGTATTGGGCGCGTGAATTGGGTGGCACCAAAACGCCGCAATTTACCGACTATCCGCATGGCGATTGGCGCATGTGGTATTTCCTCGCTTTGCTGGTGTTTTACCTCGCCTTTACCCGTGTTTCGGAAATCGTTTTGGACCGCATTATGCAACGTTTAACACGTGGCCAAGCCACCGCCGGTGGCGAAGCTCAGCGAAAGGCCGCAGCATGA
- a CDS encoding ABC transporter ATP-binding protein, whose amino-acid sequence MTKNVIEIRNLHKSYGSLEVLKGVDIVAPAGHVVSLIGSSGSGKSTLLRCANLLEDSQMGDVMFNDEPVTWKGEGLARRPADKAQMIRIRTNLSMVFQQFNLWAHMTILQNVMEAPVTVLKRDPNEVEASARKYLDKVGIGDKCDVYPAQLSGGQQQRAAIARALCMEPQALLFDEPTSALDPELEQEVVKVIKDLATEGRTMVIVTHDMKLAADVSDHVVFLHQGKIEEEGAPKDLFGNPKTERLRGFLSHTAH is encoded by the coding sequence GTGACTAAAAACGTTATCGAGATTCGAAATCTTCACAAAAGCTATGGCTCACTAGAAGTGCTGAAAGGCGTCGATATTGTCGCGCCTGCCGGACATGTGGTGTCGTTGATCGGATCCTCTGGATCTGGAAAATCCACATTGCTGCGCTGCGCAAATTTGCTGGAAGACAGTCAAATGGGCGATGTGATGTTCAATGACGAACCTGTCACCTGGAAAGGCGAAGGCCTGGCCCGCCGCCCCGCGGACAAAGCCCAGATGATCCGCATCCGAACCAATCTATCGATGGTGTTTCAACAGTTTAACCTGTGGGCACACATGACCATCCTGCAAAACGTGATGGAAGCGCCGGTCACGGTCCTGAAACGGGACCCAAACGAAGTCGAAGCATCGGCGCGTAAATATCTGGATAAGGTGGGCATCGGCGATAAATGCGACGTTTACCCCGCACAATTGTCCGGCGGCCAGCAACAACGTGCCGCCATTGCGCGCGCGTTATGTATGGAACCGCAGGCGCTGTTGTTTGACGAACCGACCTCTGCGCTTGACCCCGAGCTGGAACAAGAGGTTGTCAAAGTTATCAAAGACTTGGCAACCGAAGGGCGTACGATGGTGATCGTCACCCATGATATGAAGCTGGCCGCGGATGTGTCAGATCATGTCGTGTTCCTGCACCAAGGAAAAATCGAAGAAGAAGGCGCGCCAAAGGACCTATTTGGCAATCCAAAAACCGAGAGGCTGCGGGGATTTCTGTCCCACACGGCCCACTAA
- a CDS encoding transporter substrate-binding domain-containing protein, which yields MMKLLLTTAALAITAGFALADGHSVVRMGTEGAYPPYNFLNDNGEVDGFERELGDELCARAELTCEWVTNEWDSIIPNLVSSNYDTIIAGMSITDERDEVIDFTQNYIPPASSAYVALSADVDVTGGVVAAQAATIQAAHVAESGAALIEFATPEETVAAVRNGEADAVFADKDYLVPLVEASGGELTFAAADVQLGGGVGMGLRESDAELKEKFDAAITSMKEDGTLNAMIIKWFGEDAATY from the coding sequence ATGATGAAACTTTTACTGACGACTGCTGCGCTTGCGATCACCGCTGGTTTTGCCTTGGCTGACGGACATTCCGTCGTACGCATGGGCACCGAGGGCGCCTACCCTCCGTATAACTTTTTGAATGATAACGGCGAAGTGGACGGCTTTGAGCGCGAACTCGGTGACGAGCTGTGCGCGCGCGCAGAACTGACCTGTGAGTGGGTGACAAACGAATGGGACAGCATCATCCCGAACCTTGTATCGTCAAACTATGACACCATCATCGCGGGCATGTCTATCACCGACGAACGCGACGAAGTCATTGATTTCACTCAAAACTACATCCCGCCAGCATCCTCAGCATATGTGGCATTGTCTGCGGATGTTGATGTTACCGGTGGTGTTGTTGCCGCGCAGGCCGCAACCATTCAGGCCGCACATGTTGCTGAATCTGGTGCTGCATTGATCGAATTCGCCACCCCAGAAGAAACCGTCGCAGCCGTTCGTAACGGCGAAGCAGACGCAGTTTTTGCGGACAAAGATTATCTGGTTCCACTGGTCGAAGCCTCTGGCGGTGAGCTGACATTTGCAGCCGCTGACGTTCAGTTGGGCGGCGGCGTTGGCATGGGCCTGCGTGAATCCGACGCTGAGCTGAAAGAAAAGTTCGACGCTGCGATCACTTCGATGAAAGAAGACGGAACATTGAACGCCATGATCATCAAGTGGTTCGGCGAAGACGCCGCAACTTACTAA
- a CDS encoding ABC transporter permease gives MSCWETIADYGLRSLGHGERLLPRSDFTLCQQFTLIGSGLLWNIYFGVLALVTGFALATAVALGKASTNWWLRKPAEWFIFLFRGSPLFIQFFFAYFVFLSLKGQYDFFDPFTSAWLGALIVLFLNTAAYSGEIFYGALQSIPKGDTEAADAYGITGMPRFRRIVWPTMLRLAWPSYTNEAIFLFHATTLVFFSGFPARGQQGDALYYARYFADKTFNPFIPYPILAGYFILLTLVVIGIFGVINRRLNRHLPGNQRTKMRIRPNLIR, from the coding sequence ATGAGTTGTTGGGAAACAATCGCGGATTATGGCCTACGTTCATTGGGTCATGGCGAAAGGCTTTTGCCGCGTTCCGACTTTACATTGTGTCAGCAATTCACGCTGATCGGTTCTGGTCTGTTGTGGAACATTTATTTCGGCGTGCTGGCATTGGTCACGGGGTTTGCCCTGGCGACGGCTGTGGCGCTTGGCAAGGCATCGACCAATTGGTGGCTGCGTAAACCTGCGGAATGGTTCATCTTTTTGTTCCGCGGCTCGCCTTTGTTCATTCAGTTTTTCTTTGCCTATTTTGTGTTTCTATCCCTCAAAGGCCAATATGATTTCTTTGATCCATTCACCTCGGCTTGGTTGGGGGCGCTGATCGTTTTGTTCCTGAACACGGCCGCCTATTCCGGTGAAATCTTTTATGGGGCGCTGCAATCCATCCCCAAAGGCGACACCGAAGCTGCCGACGCCTATGGAATTACCGGCATGCCACGGTTTCGCCGGATCGTTTGGCCCACAATGCTGCGCCTTGCATGGCCAAGCTACACCAACGAAGCTATCTTCTTGTTCCACGCCACAACTTTGGTGTTTTTCTCAGGGTTTCCTGCACGTGGCCAACAGGGGGATGCGCTGTATTACGCGCGGTATTTTGCGGATAAAACGTTTAACCCGTTCATACCCTACCCGATTTTGGCCGGTTATTTCATCTTGTTGACGCTTGTCGTGATCGGGATTTTTGGGGTGATCAACCGGCGTCTGAACAGGCATCTGCCCGGCAATCAACGTACCAAGATGCGCATCCGACCCAATTTGATCCGCTAG